From one Triticum urartu cultivar G1812 chromosome 3, Tu2.1, whole genome shotgun sequence genomic stretch:
- the LOC125544234 gene encoding single-stranded DNA-binding protein, mitochondrial-like → MAAATSSSLLGRRFLLLSRRFVASPLRSLSTTAPPSSHSAAGSDAEPDPEPPADQGNQYRSQPRPPITTRPLENGLDHGIYKAIMVGKVGQEPVQKRLRSGKTVVLFSLGTGGIRNNRRPLDNEEPHQYAERSSVQWHRVCIYPDRLGSLALKHVKTGSVLYLEGNIETKVFSDPITGLVRRIREIAVRGNGRFLFLGNDGNGPKIGEVKGVGYF, encoded by the exons ATGGCGGCCGCCACTTCCTCCTCCCTCCTCGGCCgccgcttcctcctcctctcccgccGCTTCGTCGCTTCTCCTCTCCGCTCCTTGTCCACCACCGCGCCCCCGTCCTCACACTCGGCCGCGGGATCCGATGCCGAGCCCGACCCTGAGCCACCCGCCGATCAGGGTAATCAGTACCGGAGCCAGCCGAGGCCTCCCATCACCACCCGCCCTCTCGAGAATGGCCTCGACCACGGCATCTACAAG GCTATAATGGTGGGAAAGGTGGGTCAAGAGCCTGTGCAGAAACGGCTGCGGAGTGGGAAGACCGTCGTGCTGTTCTCGCTGGGCACCGGCGGCATCCGCAACAACCGCCGCCCGTTGGACAACGAGGAGCCGCACCAGTACGCGGAACGCAGCTCCGTGCAGTGGCACCGCGTATGCATCTACCCAGACAGGCTGGGTAGCCTCGCGCTGAAGCATGTCAAGACCGG ATCTGTTCTCTATTTGGAAGGAAATATTGAGACAAAGGTGTTCTCCGATCCTATAACTGGGCTCGTTAGACGTATAAGAGAAATAGCTGTTCGAGGAAATG GTCGGTTTCTGTTTCTTGGTAACGATGGGAATGGCCCCAAGATAGGTGAAGTGAAGGGCGTTGGGTACTTCTGA